The Brassica napus cultivar Da-Ae chromosome C7, Da-Ae, whole genome shotgun sequence genomic interval attttatttatcttaaatattattgatcagaaaatgtaattaatagcaacttacatatattttcgcTACTTTCTTAGTCTGTGTGAAAAGTGTCAAAATGACACTTATTCAGAAACGGAAGAAgtatattcttttgtacactattaatcaatttgataataagtttaataaaaagtatatacaGGTATGAATTTCATTATATATGGAGCAGTGATAGAAGCCACGCCACAAGGGGTTACTCTAGTTAAAGCATTTTTCTCAAGTGAAAGCATAATTATTGCTCGGAAACCCGAATTCTTGCCAAATATAGAAACTAACAATGTTATTTgaatttaagcaaaaaaaaaacactgttATTTGAAAGATGATCATATTAAAACATTGCttcgtttttctaaataataatatagttattttaaaGAATGGACAAAAGCGTCATCAGTGATGTGATAAAATTGTTCTTATCGCATCAACAGAATTGTATGGGTAGCCACCGGTGAGATGTTCCTGGTCAAATTGAAGCTTTGAGATGTTAAAGTTTCTGAAATAGAGAgatctaattatttattaatactacaaaaatatcttttaaaattaacatcttAAGTTTCCTATCGCTCTACGCATCTGTCTCCTTCTTTATCTTACTGTTAAGAACTAAATAtagttgttacaaaaaaaagagaactaAATATAgcataaaaccaaaaccaaatttaatttttttttaagaactaaATACAGcataaaaccaaaatcaaatttaatagattttatGGAGCTATAGGTTTATGGTTGAGTCGATCGGGTCTACATTGACTTGTATAATAACAGAAatagatttattaatatataactgAGATATTATTGGTGTATACAAACAATAATAATTCTCACAACTCTGGATaatcatattaaataattatagaaaaatataatttgataccAAACAGTGACCAATTATTGGTGgataaaaactataataatttattgttCTTCATCTGTTGATTCAAACTTGTATAAGAGCTTGGCTGCTCAGACCAACTTCTCTTCtctcctacaaaaaaaaaaaattcttctctttgacataaaaaaaaataactcatTTTGAGTCTCCTCTCTTCATCTTCAACACCAATGGATTACGAGGTATCAAGAACTGGTGAGATCGTAGAAGATTCAGAGCAGATTGATTTGCTACCTGGCTTCAGATTTCACCCAACCGATGAAGAACTCATAAGCCACTACCTTAGACCGAAGGTTCTAAACACCCTCTTCTCCACTTTAGCCATTGGTGAAGTTGATCTCAACAAGGTTGAGCCTTGGGACTTGCCATGTGAGTTATAGTTCTGTTCTTTAAATTAAATGTCTCTGTTTTATTTCTCTGTATTATCTCTACTCactctgtttcttttcttttggcgGAACAGGGAAGGCTAAGATTGGTGAAAAGGAGTGGTACTTCTTCTGTGTAAGAGATCGGAAATACCCGACCGGTTTAAGGACGAACCGGGCTACTAAGGCCGGGTATTGGAAAGCTACAGGGAAAGACAAAGAGATCTTCAAAGAAAAATCTCTTGTTGGTATGAAGAAAACATTGGTTTTCTACGAAGGAAGAGCTCCTAGAGGAGTAAAAACCAATTGGGTCATGCATGAGTATCGCTTAGAAGGCATATATGCAAACGACAATCTCCCTGTAACCGCTAAGgtaatatatttaaacataaCTTAATGAGTACTTGTGTAAGTGTGTGTGTGTAAGAGTTctctgtttttttggtttttgagttTGGTGTTGTTTGTTGAATGCAGAACGAGTGGGTTATTAGTAGAGTTTTTCAGAAAGGAGCAGACGGTAAGAAAATGCATCTCTACGGCTTAACGATGCTCGGTTCAGGGATTAACCAAGTCGAACCGGCTGGTTTACCTCCCCTGATGGACTCTTCTCCGTACCCTAAGAGCGAATCGTTGTCTCGCGTAACCTGCTTCTCCGACCAAACAACCGTTGAGGACAAGAGTCACATCTCCGAGTTAAAAGACGAGTGTAACGTTACCATGCTCGGTTCTTCATCGACTCGGCTGATACCGAACATTGGTTCTCTGCTACACTCTGATCCTCTGTTTATGCAAGATAATTCTTCAATATTGAATATGTTGCTTGACAGTGAAGAAACCCAGTTTAAGAATATCATCCAGGGTTTGGGCACAGGTGAAAACGAATTAACCACGAGTTCTTGGCACGGCCACGGTCTTGCTGGTTCGACCGGTTCGGTTGAGGTCGATTGCTATTGGAATTTCTGAACGTGGAGACCGGAACTGGTCGAAAATTGGGGTGTATATGGGGAAAACAAACAATTAGGAGGTATtttattttagggtttataagTGTTATGTGTTTGCTCTAGAATCTAGACTCTAGGACTA includes:
- the LOC106407539 gene encoding NAC domain-containing protein 59-like; its protein translation is MDYEVSRTGEIVEDSEQIDLLPGFRFHPTDEELISHYLRPKVLNTLFSTLAIGEVDLNKVEPWDLPWKAKIGEKEWYFFCVRDRKYPTGLRTNRATKAGYWKATGKDKEIFKEKSLVGMKKTLVFYEGRAPRGVKTNWVMHEYRLEGIYANDNLPVTAKNEWVISRVFQKGADGKKMHLYGLTMLGSGINQVEPAGLPPLMDSSPYPKSESLSRVTCFSDQTTVEDKSHISELKDECNVTMLGSSSTRLIPNIGSLLHSDPLFMQDNSSILNMLLDSEETQFKNIIQGLGTGENELTTSSWHGHGLAGSTGSVEVDCYWNF